In Pseudophryne corroboree isolate aPseCor3 chromosome 3, aPseCor3.hap2, whole genome shotgun sequence, a genomic segment contains:
- the LOC135056055 gene encoding uncharacterized protein LOC135056055, with protein sequence MRHVGTPALTIVTGCLATVRVSGKATAKSLRRKSHARQTSSARRPSPARQTSACRTSPVRQTPSATTPPDWRQTTSPARRPSPDRHLSRSSGTVTEEPQQDTTLVDPSPELFESTGLTDETFLGFEDSRAEVSSRTLEKSPELRTSEAPGAAAPQDGEEVPRTSRGLASGIGPFYRPDLLQDSSEDDKVEVQQPAVSTSLSAQMQLVADVQEGQDPSNVQRVHTLASQITSRQDTYTSVVGTRLDAIERTMENMANGLVQMQKAHADSTAEMQKTRREDHRETMDILHILATSMNGLVENTSCLAHSVDNMSESQ encoded by the exons tCATTGCGCAGAAAGTCACATGCGCGCCAGacgtcgtcagcgcgcagaccatcacctgcgcgccagacatcagcgtgcagaacgtcacctgtgcgccagacaccgtcggcgaccacaccaccagattggcgtcaaactacatctcctgcgcgcaggccatcaccagatcgtcatctctccaggagctctgggactgtgaccgaagagcctcaacaagacactacccttgtggacccatcacccgaactgtttgagtctacagggttaacggatgagacttttcttgggtttgaagacagccgtgcagaagtatccagccggacccttgaaaagtctccagaattgaggacaagcgaagctcctggagcagcggcacctcaggatggagaag aggtgccacggaccagcagaggacttgcgtcggggattggtcccttctacaggcctgatctcctacaggattcgtcagaggatgacaaggtggaagtgcagcagcctgctgtttctacatccctgt ctgcacaaatgcaattggtggcagacgtacaggaagggcaggatccctcaaatgttcagagggtacacaccctggcatcccagattacttcccgccaggatacttacacgagtgtcgttggaaccagactggacgccattgagaggacaatggagaatatggcaaacggtctggttcaaatgcaaaaggctcatgccgacagcacagccgaaatgcaaaagaccagaagagaagatcacagggagactatggacatccttcacattctggccacatccatgaacgggctggtggagaacacatcatgcctggcacacagtgttgacaacatgtcggagagccaatga